A genomic segment from Necator americanus strain Aroian chromosome III, whole genome shotgun sequence encodes:
- a CDS encoding hypothetical protein (NECATOR_CHRIII.G13216.T1) — translation MFFISLVLGGASCKLQCYSIVVKKRIRYILQYHYDQDEQQKTKKICGPNTLSNTTATRWFQRFLSVIWTSKMRRNVESVVIIMEIVKSNRHGSTYSIVQEPQINHKTIRNHMHKAGLKKKLDMWVPHELTQTNFLDQTDACEVKRRNAQNILLHVVSLMFAILVSCFEKKINDPYSVCCYT, via the coding sequence ATGTTCTTTATCAGTCTTGTGCTGGGTGGAGCCAGCTGTAAGTTGCAGTGTTACAGTATTGTGGTAAAAAAGAGGATTCGATACATTCTTCAATACCACTACGACCAAGATGAGCAgcaaaagacgaaaaaaatttgtggacCTAATACATTATCGAATACAACAGCAACGCGATGGTTTCAACGATTCCTCTCTGTAATATGGACGTCGAAGATGAGGCGAAACGTCGAAAGTGTAGTTATAATCATGGAAATCGTCAAGTCGAATCGCCATGGGAGCACGTATTCTATCGTACAGGAACCGCAAATTAACCACAAAACCATTAGGAACCATATGCATAAGGCTGGTCTCAAGAAGAAACTCGATATGTGGGTGCCACACGAATTAACGCAAACGAACTTTTTGGATCAAACTGATGCTTGCGAAGTGAAGCGAAGAAACGCTCAAAACATTTTACTTCATGTAGTCTCACTTATGTTCGCAATATTGGTCTCATGTTTCGAAAAGAAGATTAATGATCCGTATTCAGTTTGTTGCTATACGTGA